Proteins encoded together in one Planctomycetia bacterium window:
- a CDS encoding cbb3-type cytochrome c oxidase subunit I, with translation FLIPLMIGADDMAVPVLNMLSYWFMWPSFILMIASFFVEGGASAAGWTSYPPLSGVVSAAPGSHLGQTLWLQAVLFVGVSSMMGSVNYMTTIIQMRAPGMTMFRMPMTIWGMFITAVLQAFALPVLTAALFMQVLDRTIGTGFFIPEGLIVNGIPAGAGGGQPLLWQHLFWFYSHPAVYIMILPAMGMVSDIITTFARKPLFGYKPMVYSISGIAGLGFIVWGHHMFMSGMNPALGTTFMVSTMMIALPSAVKVFNWLGTVWGGKIEFTTPMLFALSFVAMFIIGGLSGIFMAATPVDIFIHDTYFIVAHFHYVLFAGTAMGVFGGIYYWFPKMFGRMMNDNVGKLHFFLTFIFLNGTFYPMHILGAGGFPRRLADPYHYETFRHLQPMNQFMTICAICMGLSQLLLFGNMAYSLFFGPKAGRNPWHANSLEWIAPSPPGHGNFDTQPVVYRGPYEYNFPGHDSDFYPQNQPPLPGEKTPEQH, from the coding sequence TTCTTGATTCCGCTCATGATCGGGGCCGACGACATGGCCGTGCCGGTGCTCAACATGTTGAGCTACTGGTTCATGTGGCCCTCGTTCATCCTCATGATCGCCAGCTTCTTCGTCGAGGGTGGGGCGTCGGCCGCAGGTTGGACTTCGTATCCACCTTTGTCAGGCGTCGTCTCCGCGGCACCTGGTAGCCACCTTGGGCAAACTCTCTGGCTGCAAGCCGTGTTGTTCGTCGGGGTGTCGTCGATGATGGGTTCGGTCAACTACATGACCACGATCATCCAAATGCGCGCTCCGGGCATGACGATGTTCCGCATGCCGATGACCATCTGGGGCATGTTCATCACCGCCGTGTTGCAAGCCTTCGCACTGCCGGTGCTTACCGCCGCGCTGTTCATGCAAGTGCTCGATCGCACGATCGGCACCGGCTTCTTCATCCCCGAAGGTTTGATCGTCAACGGCATCCCGGCCGGCGCGGGCGGCGGACAGCCGCTCCTCTGGCAGCACTTGTTCTGGTTCTACTCGCACCCGGCCGTGTACATCATGATCTTGCCCGCGATGGGCATGGTTTCCGACATCATCACCACGTTCGCGCGCAAGCCCCTCTTCGGCTACAAGCCGATGGTGTATTCGATCTCCGGCATCGCCGGCCTGGGCTTCATCGTCTGGGGGCATCATATGTTCATGTCCGGCATGAACCCGGCCCTCGGAACGACGTTCATGGTCTCGACCATGATGATCGCCCTGCCGAGCGCCGTGAAAGTGTTCAACTGGCTCGGCACCGTTTGGGGCGGCAAGATCGAATTCACGACGCCGATGCTCTTCGCCCTTTCGTTCGTCGCGATGTTCATCATCGGCGGGCTCTCGGGCATTTTCATGGCCGCCACGCCGGTCGACATCTTCATCCACGATACCTACTTCATCGTGGCCCACTTCCACTACGTGCTCTTCGCCGGAACCGCGATGGGGGTGTTCGGCGGCATCTACTATTGGTTTCCCAAGATGTTCGGCCGGATGATGAACGACAACGTCGGGAAGCTGCACTTCTTCCTCACGTTCATCTTCCTCAACGGCACGTTCTATCCGATGCACATTCTCGGCGCCGGCGGCTTCCCGCGCCGCTTGGCCGACCCGTACCACTACGAGACGTTCCGCCACCTACAGCCGATGAATCAGTTCATGACGATCTGCGCGATCTGCATGGGCCTGTCGCAACTTTTACTGTTCGGCAACATGGCCTACAGCTTGTTCTTCGGCCCGAAAGCTGGACGCAATCCTTGGCACGCGAACAGCTTGGAATGGATCGCCCCCAGCCCGCCTGGACACGGCAACTTCGATACGCAACCGGTCGTTTATCGCGGTCCTTACGAATACAACTTCCCGGGCCACGACTCTGATTTCTATCCGCAGAACCAGCCGCCGCTGCCGGGCGAGAAGACTCCGGAGCAGCACTAA
- a CDS encoding COX15/CtaA family protein: MTTYPLNNTAESRLPYRLATVLVCAVFPLIWVGGLVTSSDAGMAVPDWPNTYGYNLFLYPWQTWFFGPWDIFVEHGHRLLAAGIGMLTIALAIVVRRYDARPWVVRLAYFAVPLVILQGVLGGLRVVLDKQTLAMLHACVGPLFFAYCVALRHYLTPRAIDFASAEPTTNRDPDPLAIRSLSRLSRLAIVTTLLAYVQLVLGALVRHSPHMATFVTPSFFRAAVLFHLFMAAVLTVHIVQLAIRSYSAAAKFGAVGLRGPASWLTGSIVVQLLLGAATWVVNYGFPEWAAQSSIVPEFVVRTQSFAQLVITTAHVAVGSLILAISTALSLRAHDAVARRLSASPAAVARAASNIRTSLALLSGGLLMREGAL, from the coding sequence ATGACGACTTACCCGCTCAATAACACCGCTGAATCGCGCTTGCCTTATCGGTTAGCGACGGTGCTCGTGTGCGCGGTGTTTCCGTTGATTTGGGTCGGCGGGTTGGTCACGTCGTCGGATGCCGGAATGGCAGTGCCCGACTGGCCGAACACGTACGGCTATAATCTGTTTTTGTATCCGTGGCAGACCTGGTTCTTCGGTCCTTGGGACATCTTCGTCGAGCATGGGCATCGGCTCCTCGCCGCCGGAATCGGCATGCTGACGATCGCACTCGCGATCGTCGTTCGCCGCTACGACGCTCGCCCTTGGGTGGTTCGCCTCGCTTACTTCGCCGTGCCGCTCGTGATTCTGCAAGGAGTGCTCGGCGGGCTGCGCGTCGTGCTCGATAAGCAAACCTTGGCGATGCTGCATGCGTGCGTCGGCCCGCTGTTCTTCGCCTACTGCGTTGCACTACGGCATTACCTTACCCCGCGAGCCATCGACTTTGCGTCTGCGGAACCGACGACGAATCGTGATCCCGATCCACTTGCAATCAGAAGCCTGAGTCGGCTCTCCCGCTTAGCGATCGTCACGACGCTTCTGGCTTACGTGCAGCTTGTGCTTGGAGCACTCGTCCGGCATTCGCCCCACATGGCGACTTTCGTCACACCGTCGTTTTTCCGAGCCGCCGTGCTGTTTCATCTGTTCATGGCCGCGGTGCTGACCGTGCATATCGTGCAACTGGCGATTCGTTCCTACTCAGCGGCGGCCAAGTTCGGCGCGGTCGGTCTGCGTGGTCCGGCGTCGTGGTTGACAGGCAGCATCGTCGTGCAGTTATTGCTCGGCGCGGCGACGTGGGTCGTCAACTACGGCTTTCCCGAATGGGCCGCCCAGTCATCGATCGTGCCCGAATTCGTCGTCCGCACGCAAAGCTTCGCGCAACTTGTCATCACCACGGCGCATGTCGCCGTGGGATCGCTGATCTTGGCTATTTCTACGGCCCTGTCGCTCAGGGCTCACGACGCGGTCGCGCGACGTTTATCGGCCTCGCCGGCGGCGGTCGCTCGGGCAGCATCGAACATCCGCACTTCCCTCGCACTCCTCTCCGGCGGCCTATTAATGCGCGAGGGGGCGCTATGA
- the cyoE gene encoding heme o synthase — MSSGVLIGERTSGGAASCDVASGSPAACIATADRAVVSTTFASRCADYIELTKPRIAVLELVTVALSAYVSRWVFPDTATLAYLLIGTALTAAGAGAWNQWLEIATDARMHRTADRPLVAGRLSPRQVAWFGTWTSIGGVGLLAVAVNAQTALFGFLTWFLYVVVYTPMKRSTPLNTVVGAVAGAMPVLMGCAANEGRFTLSVAALAMIVFLWQFPHFMAISWIYKDQYARAGLQMLSVVDPSGRRCGAQAVVTALILIPVSLLPAVIDSAGSLYFAWALALGLAQLGCAVWFMLCLDERSARVLLRASLIYLPSLLLMLILGPFS, encoded by the coding sequence ATGAGTTCGGGCGTATTGATCGGCGAGCGGACATCCGGCGGCGCAGCTTCGTGCGACGTCGCTTCGGGCAGTCCCGCGGCTTGCATCGCGACCGCGGATCGCGCCGTCGTCAGCACCACCTTCGCCAGCCGGTGTGCCGACTACATCGAACTCACGAAGCCGCGCATCGCAGTGCTCGAGCTCGTTACCGTCGCCCTCTCGGCTTACGTTTCTCGTTGGGTATTTCCCGACACCGCAACGCTCGCCTATCTCCTCATCGGCACCGCGCTGACTGCGGCCGGAGCGGGTGCATGGAATCAATGGCTTGAGATCGCGACCGACGCTCGCATGCACCGCACTGCCGATCGTCCGCTCGTCGCCGGCCGGCTATCGCCGCGGCAAGTCGCCTGGTTCGGCACCTGGACGAGCATCGGCGGAGTCGGCTTATTGGCCGTCGCGGTAAACGCGCAGACGGCGCTCTTCGGCTTCCTCACTTGGTTTCTCTACGTCGTCGTTTACACGCCGATGAAGCGGTCGACTCCGCTCAACACCGTCGTGGGCGCCGTTGCCGGAGCGATGCCGGTGTTGATGGGTTGCGCGGCCAACGAAGGGCGATTCACGCTCTCGGTCGCGGCCCTCGCGATGATCGTCTTCCTCTGGCAGTTCCCGCACTTCATGGCGATCAGTTGGATCTACAAAGATCAATACGCTCGCGCAGGGCTACAGATGCTCTCCGTCGTCGACCCCTCAGGCCGGCGTTGCGGGGCGCAGGCCGTCGTGACGGCGCTGATCTTGATTCCCGTAAGTTTGTTGCCTGCGGTGATCGACTCGGCCGGATCGCTCTATTTCGCTTGGGCCTTGGCCTTAGGCCTCGCACAGTTAGGTTGCGCCGTTTGGTTCATGTTATGTCTCGACGAACGCTCGGCGCGCGTGCTGTTGCGAGCGTCGTTGATTTATCTCCCTTCGTTGTTGCTGATGCTAATTTTAGGACCGTTTTCGTAA
- a CDS encoding cytochrome c oxidase subunit 3, whose protein sequence is MPRSPIYEKADLYFGGAVKARSEAILDGITQERNALVKANEAKLAATAEDAKAGLQTQLNEEAKKLEEGWQAKEKIVQPLLSESKSDEPAVLYALAAKIMPMAGAHDKSHLHGLNDEHSWLKMPIVIPGGNMWASTYFTLTGFHAIHVIVGLICFIVMMPMKFTAENAGLIENVGLYWHFVDLVWIFLFPVLYLF, encoded by the coding sequence ATGCCGCGCAGCCCGATCTACGAAAAGGCCGATCTCTATTTCGGCGGTGCGGTGAAGGCTCGCTCCGAAGCGATCCTCGACGGCATCACGCAAGAACGCAACGCGCTTGTAAAAGCGAACGAAGCGAAACTCGCGGCGACGGCCGAAGATGCGAAAGCCGGGCTCCAAACGCAACTCAACGAAGAAGCGAAAAAGCTCGAAGAGGGTTGGCAGGCAAAGGAAAAGATCGTCCAGCCTCTCTTATCGGAGAGCAAGTCGGACGAGCCGGCAGTGCTCTACGCACTCGCCGCGAAGATCATGCCGATGGCTGGAGCACACGATAAATCGCACCTGCACGGACTCAACGACGAGCACTCGTGGCTCAAGATGCCGATCGTCATCCCCGGCGGCAACATGTGGGCCAGCACCTACTTTACCCTCACCGGCTTTCATGCGATCCACGTCATCGTCGGCCTGATTTGCTTCATCGTAATGATGCCGATGAAGTTCACGGCGGAGAATGCCGGGCTGATCGAAAACGTCGGCCTGTATTGGCACTTCGTCGACTTGGTTTGGATCTTCCTGTTTCCCGTGCTGTATTTGTTCTAA
- a CDS encoding cytochrome C oxidase subunit IV family protein, with protein MSDHGHSAHDHTSPSVAHGAGHDAHDDHGGIAKYIQVFVILCVLTGASFFTYSDYWPFHAYPSVGWAFMMAVSCTKALLVMLFFMHLKWEADWKYVLTIPASVMSVFLVLALVPDIGRRVNGFYPYSNERLEYVATPHDVDELVQASIKAQKALHPESGHSAAPAHAGGH; from the coding sequence ATGTCGGATCACGGTCACTCCGCTCACGATCACACGAGCCCATCGGTCGCTCACGGCGCAGGCCACGACGCGCACGACGATCACGGCGGAATCGCAAAATACATCCAGGTCTTCGTGATCCTCTGCGTCCTTACCGGCGCTTCGTTCTTCACCTACTCCGACTACTGGCCGTTCCACGCCTATCCGAGCGTCGGCTGGGCCTTCATGATGGCGGTGTCGTGCACGAAGGCGCTGTTGGTCATGCTGTTCTTCATGCACTTGAAATGGGAAGCCGACTGGAAATACGTCCTCACGATTCCGGCTTCGGTGATGTCCGTGTTCCTCGTCTTGGCTTTGGTTCCCGACATCGGACGTCGCGTCAACGGCTTTTATCCGTATTCGAATGAGCGGCTGGAATACGTGGCGACGCCGCACGACGTAGATGAGCTCGTGCAAGCCAGCATCAAGGCGCAAAAGGCTTTGCATCCGGAGTCCGGCCATTCGGCGGCTCCCGCACACGCCGGCGGTCACTAG
- a CDS encoding ABC transporter ATP-binding protein — protein sequence MNETAAVEIAEVSHRYGLRQALDAVSFDVRSGEIFALLGPNGGGKTTLFRLLSTLIPLQAGAIRVLGDDVASTTDAVRRTIGIVFQAPSLDKKLTVFENLRHQGHLYALRGTMLDARIDAMLARLRLEDRRHDLVETLSGGLRRRVELAKGMLHEPRVLILDEPSTGLDPGARADLWEYLRLVRNEQGTTVVLTTHLLEEADKADRLAILDRGKLVALDTPDKLRATVGGDSLTIETDEPERLIAGLQERFGFAARRIDDTVRIEQADGHRWVAQVVEAFPGAVKSVTLGKPTLEDVFINRTGHRFLSEDLLASSAVNDARSGKKKQVRR from the coding sequence ATGAACGAAACGGCGGCAGTGGAAATCGCCGAGGTGTCGCACCGTTACGGCCTGCGGCAAGCGCTCGACGCGGTGAGCTTCGACGTTCGGAGCGGTGAGATCTTCGCTTTGCTCGGGCCCAACGGCGGCGGTAAGACGACCCTTTTCCGCTTGCTTTCGACGTTGATTCCGCTGCAAGCCGGCGCGATTCGCGTGCTTGGCGACGACGTTGCTAGCACCACCGATGCCGTGCGGCGCACAATCGGCATCGTGTTTCAAGCACCGAGCCTCGATAAGAAACTGACCGTCTTCGAGAACCTGCGCCATCAAGGTCATCTCTACGCGCTCCGCGGGACCATGCTGGATGCTCGCATCGATGCGATGCTCGCACGCTTGCGTTTAGAAGATCGACGCCACGACTTAGTCGAGACTCTGTCGGGCGGTCTGAGACGTCGCGTGGAACTTGCCAAAGGAATGCTCCATGAGCCGCGCGTCTTGATTCTCGACGAGCCGAGCACGGGCCTCGATCCCGGAGCGCGAGCCGATCTTTGGGAATATCTTCGCCTCGTACGCAACGAACAGGGAACGACCGTCGTCCTCACGACGCACCTCCTTGAGGAAGCGGATAAGGCCGATCGGTTGGCGATTCTGGACCGCGGCAAACTCGTGGCTCTCGACACTCCGGACAAGTTGCGCGCGACCGTCGGCGGCGACTCGCTGACGATCGAGACGGACGAGCCCGAGCGCTTGATCGCGGGCCTTCAAGAGCGGTTCGGTTTCGCGGCGCGGAGGATCGACGACACGGTCCGGATCGAACAAGCCGACGGACACCGCTGGGTCGCGCAGGTGGTCGAAGCGTTTCCCGGCGCAGTGAAATCGGTCACGCTCGGCAAGCCGACGCTGGAAGATGTGTTCATCAACCGAACCGGCCATCGCTTCTTGAGCGAAGACTTGCTCGCTTCTTCGGCCGTGAACGACGCTCGGTCGGGCAAGAAAAAGCAGGTGCGACGATGA
- a CDS encoding ABC transporter permease: protein MSLSHPAARESAARSRNTPTSASWSDHALVVGTLCRRELTRFFRQRNRVIGAVGQPILFWILFGAGLGPSFRMPGTDGSAVSYREYFFPGTLSLILLFTAIFTTISIIEDRREGFLQSVLVAPISRWSMVLGKLLGGTLIALAQAMVFFLLGLTLRLHYSPTMVLAVAAFGFLSAFTLTALGFLIAWRMDSTQGFHAVMSVFLMPMWLLSGAFFPGEGVLGYVMAVNPMTYMTAGLRHLMYWNVPDSASLLPPHLPSLSTCWIVTTALACVLFALATRMARSRTTGDLL, encoded by the coding sequence ATGAGCCTTTCGCACCCCGCCGCGCGCGAGTCGGCCGCTCGATCGCGCAACACGCCGACGTCAGCTTCGTGGAGCGATCATGCGCTGGTCGTCGGCACGCTTTGCCGCCGGGAGTTGACGCGTTTCTTTCGGCAGCGCAACCGAGTGATCGGAGCGGTCGGACAACCGATCTTGTTTTGGATCTTATTCGGGGCAGGGCTCGGACCTTCATTCCGAATGCCGGGAACCGACGGCTCGGCCGTCAGCTACCGCGAATACTTTTTTCCGGGCACGCTCTCGCTCATTCTTCTCTTCACAGCGATCTTCACGACGATCTCGATCATCGAAGATCGGCGCGAAGGATTCCTTCAATCGGTGCTCGTTGCGCCCATTAGTCGCTGGAGCATGGTGCTCGGCAAGTTGCTCGGTGGGACGTTGATCGCACTCGCGCAAGCGATGGTCTTCTTCTTGCTCGGGCTGACGCTCCGGCTGCACTACTCGCCGACGATGGTGCTGGCCGTCGCGGCGTTCGGTTTTCTCTCCGCATTCACGCTGACGGCGCTCGGCTTCTTGATCGCCTGGCGCATGGATTCGACCCAAGGCTTTCATGCCGTGATGAGTGTCTTCCTCATGCCGATGTGGCTCCTGTCCGGGGCATTTTTTCCGGGCGAAGGGGTGTTAGGCTATGTGATGGCAGTGAACCCGATGACGTACATGACCGCGGGCCTTAGGCATCTGATGTATTGGAACGTCCCGGACAGCGCATCGCTGTTGCCGCCGCATTTGCCCTCGCTCTCGACTTGTTGGATCGTGACCACGGCGCTGGCTTGCGTGTTGTTCGCCTTGGCGACGCGCATGGCTCGCTCGCGCACGACCGGAGACTTGCTATGA
- a CDS encoding SCO family protein, with translation MNHLAVKIWLSVLLLASSVYAGIFVVRNWRTIDESRNSPTNDLHIKPARPLADFRFVERSGKKIQLNELEGKIFVVNFFWANCPMSCLRLNQAVAAIQREFKDTDIQFVSITVEPTVDTPERLKQYADNLNAPADKWWFLNAPLSETQDLGTALKVNVAPTTHTDALVVVDRAGIVRGAYDFQNPVKLSNCKQKLRDLLVEQPVGWKPGGATNGEASATATPSATAGPKGT, from the coding sequence ATGAACCATCTAGCCGTGAAGATTTGGCTTTCGGTCTTGCTGTTGGCGTCGAGCGTTTACGCCGGAATCTTCGTCGTACGGAATTGGCGCACGATCGATGAATCGCGCAACTCGCCGACGAACGACTTACACATCAAGCCGGCTCGCCCGCTAGCCGACTTTCGCTTCGTCGAGCGGAGCGGCAAGAAGATTCAACTCAATGAGCTCGAAGGAAAGATTTTCGTCGTCAACTTCTTTTGGGCCAACTGTCCGATGTCGTGCCTGCGGCTCAACCAAGCCGTGGCGGCGATCCAGCGAGAATTTAAGGACACGGACATTCAGTTCGTCAGCATCACGGTCGAGCCGACCGTGGACACTCCGGAACGGCTTAAGCAATATGCCGACAATCTGAATGCCCCGGCCGACAAATGGTGGTTTCTCAACGCTCCGCTCTCCGAGACGCAAGACCTCGGGACGGCGCTGAAGGTGAACGTCGCTCCGACGACCCATACCGATGCGCTCGTCGTCGTCGATCGAGCGGGCATCGTGCGCGGAGCCTACGACTTTCAGAATCCGGTGAAGCTTAGTAATTGCAAGCAAAAGCTGCGCGACCTACTCGTAGAACAGCCTGTCGGTTGGAAGCCGGGAGGCGCGACGAACGGAGAGGCCTCGGCGACGGCGACTCCTTCGGCGACCGCCGGCCCGAAAGGAACGTAA
- a CDS encoding DUF420 domain-containing protein, whose amino-acid sequence MLFAEFTYRDLPTVNAALNALAGILLLVGYVLIKRRCETAHKWVMVSAFGVSVVFLGCYLSYHQLLYAREGIRGRAFAGPEHLRLPYLVMLVSHVVLAAAVPVLALITIYRGFRDERVKHRRIARWTFPIWIYVSVTGVLVYAVLYHIYPVASG is encoded by the coding sequence ATGCTGTTTGCGGAGTTTACTTATCGTGATCTACCGACCGTTAATGCGGCGCTCAATGCGCTAGCCGGCATATTGCTCTTGGTCGGCTACGTGCTGATCAAGCGGAGATGCGAGACGGCCCATAAGTGGGTGATGGTTTCGGCGTTCGGCGTGAGCGTCGTGTTCTTAGGGTGCTACCTTTCGTATCACCAATTGCTCTATGCACGCGAGGGAATTCGCGGTCGAGCGTTTGCAGGCCCGGAACACTTACGGCTTCCCTATCTCGTCATGCTGGTCTCGCACGTCGTGCTCGCCGCTGCGGTGCCGGTGCTCGCCCTAATCACGATTTATCGCGGATTTCGCGACGAGCGGGTAAAGCATCGGCGTATCGCCCGCTGGACGTTTCCGATTTGGATTTACGTCTCCGTGACCGGCGTGTTGGTTTACGCGGTGCTTTATCACATCTATCCGGTTGCGAGCGGTTGA